Below is a window of Dromiciops gliroides isolate mDroGli1 chromosome 5, mDroGli1.pri, whole genome shotgun sequence DNA.
CTCCAAAAAAAGACCATTGTAAAATGTCTTCATTCACAAAAAGGAACAGATGCAAGGTCAGACAGAGGCACAAGCAAACAGGACAGTTTGGGCAATTACATTTAAATTCGATTGTTTGCTTTTAAGAGAGCTAAATCGTAGGAAATGGAGATTCACGGTTTCTTGTGGAATCCTCCCTACTCTGTTGTTGGTGTGTACAGAAATGCTCCATTTTTCATTGTTTGAGTTCAGAATTTTGAGGGGGAAAATTTAAaccaatgcttgttgactgactcctTGACTGACTGACCTCTTACCCGCAGACAGTCATCCCCAGACATTTTCTTTAATCTCCAAACTCGGACTGAATCAGAAGGGTGTTTGAAGACTAGAATAAttgcttacttaaaaaaaaaaaacccatgaagatccttttaaaaaattcttatcgAGCTACTGTTCATCTACAATAGGGGGTAGAACAGAAGAAGAGGGTGTGTGCCTCTTATCCCAAGATGCTTCCCAAAGAACTTCCGAAACTAATTGGataaagaaaactgagtcaggaaACAATTGGAAAACAAGGAAGTGATTAACTAGGGCTGTGCTGATTAAATACTGTAAGAATTAAGAGACAAGAGAAGTCTGTGTGGCCTGGGGTCAAAGAAAGCAATTCGAAGGAGGGGGCTTGGAGCTAGGCCTTAATGGGGCCAGGATTTGTATGAGAATGTGAGCTCTGGATAGGGTGCATCCTactttcctcttcatttcccaAGTCTCCTAGCCCAGCCTTTCGCACAAAGTAGGGCTTGATAAAAGTGTGTTGAGTGATTCATTGATAAGTAGATGGCATGTTCTGCAATTTGGGAAGAATCCACCAAGTAAGAAAATCTATTAAAAATTATTgggtaggaaggaaaggaaagagaagaatataAATTCCTAGAGGGTGAGAATCACATCTGTTTAATAACAATCTGTTCCATTTACATaggctttgaggtttacaaagacTTTCCGGACCCTCCATATAGCACAAGTATACTATTATCTTCTTATTTGACAAAGGAAGGACCAGAGGTGAAAGGAAGCTAAGTAATTCATCTATGGCATTCACCCTGGCAAACAAGTTTCCGAAGCTAGGTATCTAACCCTGGTCTTCGGATTCCAAAGCCAAGGATTTTACCACTCACCAAATCGCCATTTATTGAATTTACCTCATTACTGCATTTACATTGACTGACCGCTCCAGATAGTGACTGTTAAAATTTCAATGGGAAATTGTCAAACTCTACACATCTGGGcttgattgtttcattcattgtctagattttaaaaagtgatggacttaataatgcaaattaaactttcaAAATGTATGTGTTTTCTTGGACTGctggtcattaaacatttactagtataCCCCTGTGGCTAATAGAACAGGCATTAATTCATTCTTGGATCCATCGGAACCCAGTACAACAGTATACACAGGGAGAGGGACAGGGTCTgaatctgatttcattggtatcatTGATATGGGAGATCTTCCAGGTGAGGACAATTTTTCTACCAATGCAGCTGGGTACCTTTCTGCAATTTAACCTCTCAATCTCTATCTAGAGGAATGAGAGTTTATGGGATGTGTCCAAGATTACACAGCCAAAATCGGGATTTcagttgggtcttgaaggaagccaggaattctaaATTGAAGTGAAGAGGTGGAATATCACAAatgtgggggacagccagtgaaaagaaatgaagacagGAGATGGATTGTCATTTATGATGATCAGCAAATGGACCAGTCTAATTTGGGGAGTGGAATAAGCACAAGAAGACCAAAAGTGtaggaagaaaattgaatggagtttattgagtaggaaagtgacatggtcaggcctaaagtttactttaggaaaatcactttatggAATGAGTATAGATcagaatggagagagacttgaggcaaagaaACAGATTAAAAGTCCAGTCAACAGGGGATGAGGGTCTGAGCTACAGTGTTTGtctgaatggaaaaaagaaaacaaaatgagaaatgttAGGATAGAAAGAAGACTTAGTAACACATTGGCTATGTGGAGtaaatgagagtgaggagttgggGATGACGATTATAAACCGAGTGACTTGGAAAGATGATGGTACCCTGGAAgcttgggaagaggggaagggtttAGGTGAAAAGATCACaagttctgttttgaatataCTGAATTTTGAGATGCCCACAGCACATCCAACTCAAGTTGTCCAAAAGGTAATTTAATGATGGTAGGACTAACgctcaggagagaaactaggaCTGGGTATATAGTGTTGGGAGTCACTGACATAGTAAACCAAATCCATGGCAACTGATGAGGCCATTAAGGCAGAGATtgtagggagaaaagagaagaagtcTCAGGGTAGAGTCCTGATGAagttgaagaaaggaaggaaggaaggaaggaaggaaggaaggaaggaaggaaggaaggaaggaaggaaggaaggaaggaaggaaggaaggaaggaaggacctgGGGAATGATTAGACAGATAGGAGGAGACCCAGAAGAGCAAGTACAAGGTCATGAAAGCCTAGAAAGTGGAGACTATCTAAAAAAGGACGATTAATAGTATCAAAACCTACAGAGAGGTCAATAAATATGaggatttagaaaaagaaatcagaatgaacaattaagaaattattggggcagctaggtggcacagtggatagagcactgaccctggagtcaggaggacctgagttcaaatctggcctcagacacttaacacttactagctgtgtgaccctgggcaagtcacttaaccccaattgcctcactaaaaaagaagaagaagaagaagaagaagaagaagaagaagaagaagaagaagaagaagaagaacagaaATTAttaccttggagagagcagtttcagttgaatgatggggAAGCCAGGTGGCCGAGGGTTTAGAAACCAGTGACCAGAGAGGAAGTAGAGGTACCAAGGAtagctaggggaaaaaaaacaaccaatggTGATTACAGGatcaagaaaacttttttttttttttaaaggatgggtaatACATGGGCACACGTCTGAAAGTCTGAAGGgagtaaaatgaggagaaaagatgatgaggtggggcaactaggtgtcgaagtggataaagcaccagccctggattcaggaggacctgagttcaaatctgacctcagacacttgacacttactagctgtgtaaccttgggcaagtcacgtaactccaattgactcaccaaaaaaaaaaaaaaaaaaaaagatgaagagggagtgaGTGGCCTCAATTTTTCAGTGAGGTACTAAATAAGTTCCCCATCTGTGAGGGAATGAAAAAAGGTTCCATGGGAGGCTTGGGGGTAAATGAACGGGTTTAAAACAGCCATTGtagagatttgttttttttttttttttagtgaggcaattggggttaagtgacttgcccagggtcacacagctagtaattgttaagtatctgaggccggatttgaactcaggtactcctgactccagggccagtgctttatccactgtgccacctagctgcccctcattgtagAGATTTGAATATTGAAAAGGGAGTAGGACTGCTTTGCTACAGTCAGGGCCCAGTTGAGGGCCCCTCAGGAGGCCCAGGTGAGAGTACCCAACATTCATGTGTAAAGGTCCCAATCCATACATGACATCCTTTAGTGCATTTGGCAGCATGtgaatgagaaggaagaaagtatATGATTGGGATAATCCAGAGTTGGAATTGACAAGGGTTGATATGCCAAAGGACACTGGTGAGGAATCCCAGAGTTAGAGCTGAATTGGTTCACCCAGGGGATCaagattggggagggaggagactaTGGCCATTTCAAGGGGCAAATGGCCTGGGAAAGAgtcagaagggagagagattggAGGTGAGATAAGGATGAAGAGCTGAGTTAGAGAATGAGAGGGTCCTATTGTGATGGGATCAGGTACCATGGGGATACAAATGTAAATTGTGGTGTTGGCCAAGCCCCACACATGGGATTCAAGGCATTGTCCTGATAATTTGAGAGAGGACTTTAGGAGAAAGGGAATTATAGATAGGGACTACCTTCTTTTCAAACACCCCTTCCCCTCTTTGTCCCACCCCCTagcccagaaaaggaaaaatctggAACCTCTCTTGGGAATATATACTgcacacctccctcccttctcggCTGGGCTGGGAGTTTATGGGCATGGAATATTGCCTAGAGTGTCAGATTCAGTTGAAGTATCTGTTTTGCTGATctgccttttctcccctcttGCTTTTTAAGGGTAGGGGAGTGGGAGATGAAGGTAATGtcacaaaaagagataaataatatttttaaagggaaaccGAGTTGGATATTTAACTATTTTCACCAGCTCTGACAAGGTATTGTCATTCTTTTGCGGGTTGATATTTTATTGTACTGATATCTCCCTGCCCTTGCTCCCCCTCATACAGTTCTGTTCCTTTCATTATAATTCTAATCCTAGACATTTGCAGTTAGTGATGCATTAGCTCTGtaccctctgcccttcccccagtGATCCCACCCCTTTCCTCCAGATGCCCAGCTCTCTTTCCAGAAAGCCAGGCTAGTAGGTAATCTTCCCTGAGACAAAGCCCCAGCTAATGGGGAGAGCAGGTGTGGGGTCTCCAGTGCTACCCAGCCGGCAAAGGTTGCTGTAGTAACCAGCCCTAACCTCCATTCAGGAAGTGAGAGCAACTCCAAGATTCCAAATGATCTCTTTCACTTGTTGACCTGGGAACACAAAGGAACAAGGAGAcccatggggaggggggtggggagtggggagtgagGGGAAGCGATGCTGTCAGTTACAATCCTTCACCTTGCAGAAAAAATAGAcggagaaaaaaaatccttgtgtTTTTTAGGCTTGTGTGAATTATAGTTAAAAAAAACCATCCACCTCCAATTTAACACTGGTccattttattgggggagggggcaagggaagCAAGAACCTCCTGTGTTCAGCAGCCTTGAGACAATTGGCAGGGGGttagggtgggagtgggggggaggagagCCCAAATGGCCCCAACTTTACAAGGGCCTTTTAACACAGGttgccctttctccttcctttattaAGACCATCCAACAGTGAGCATTTGCTACCAATTTATTGGAAACTTTTTCACAGCTTGAGCTACTTAAAGACAGCCGggctccttctcctccccactccaaaaaaacaaaaaacaaaacaaaacaaaacaaaaaaacccaaacccaacacTGATAaagtagggggtggggtgggggtggggaacactGGCTTAATGGGCTGGGTGCTCAATTATGCTCAACAAGTCCGGCTCACACTGTGACCCTGCGTGGCTTCCTGCTATTCAGATGTGTTACTTCCCCTTTGGGGTAATGGTTTATGGCACAAGTCCAGAAAACATTATTAATTTCAGAAGGGGACTGACAAAACAACAAACCCACAGTCAAAGGAGAGGAAGTGCTGGGGAGGCCATCTGTTGGCTCTGGCGGAGCAGTAGGAACTCAATCTATGTGGGTTCTAGGAGGAAAGGAGATTGATAATCCACAAAGAGGAAGCTGGCTAAATTTATCCACAGACCTTATTaaaagatggggagaggggaaaaaagaggggaagagggagagagcaggagaaatagagaagagggagagaaaagaagatagggaagagaagcggagagagagaagggggagagagggaaaaggagagagaaagagaagggggaagggaaaaagtgggggaggagagaggaagagagaaagaagatattgaggaaagaggaagagaatggggggaataggaagagggaaggaaggaggaataggagaaagatgaaaagggaagagaaaagagaggaaggagagagggagggagtagagggggaaggaagggggaaggagagagagatgaaagagggaaagaagagaggagagagggaagagagagaaagaagagaataaagtgaaagggggaaggagagagggaagaggaaaaagaggagtagaagaaaggagaaggggagaaaaaaggagggagggaaggagagaggggagaacgGTGGGAGATGACAGGCgacaggagggagaagaaaggaccCAACTATTTGAGCTGCAGCTGGACAGGATATTACCAGAGCTGTTTGCAGATTTCCACTTTGAACAGGCCCAGTTTAGGGAATGCCAGGAGCGGAAACAGTTCAAAACTGGATTAACACAAGCCAAGTTTAACTGCATCCTACTTCTCCTTCCCAGCTCATGTGCTGACTCGGGCCTTGCTTGGCCGAGAGACACTGACCCGGAATGAGAGGCTGTTGTTTCCCTTGTAGACATACTTTAGTGGCTTTGGAAGGGCCCTTTGATGGCCCTAAATTTCATAgtatttctggcttcctttaaatgtTCTGACCTCCTGACATTACATATGACACTGAGATTATGGAATCATAGGTTTCAGAGCTGACAGAAATCTTAGAGATATCTAGGCAAACCTTATATTACAAGAAGCATCCGGGTGGTGTgaaaagtcagaggatctgggttcaaattccacccttaatctccttgggcctcagattcctcctctgtaaaagaggAGGGGCTGACTAAATGGGCCTTTTCAGCTCTCCATATAGATGACATAAGTCATATAAGGATATTACCcagcagtcaggatttgaacccaggtccaccgAGTTCAAACTCAGTAGGATGAAAGGGACAGGTTTTtaagaggagggggggggggggaggcagctagatggcgcagtggttaaagcaccggccctggattcaggagtacctgagttcaaatctggcttcagacacttgacacttactacctgtgtgaccctgggcaagtcacttaacccccattgcctgccaaaaaaaaaaaagaggaaaggggcatATGCCTAAAAAGTTAGGAGTAGCTGAATTCTATGACACATCATGTCTCTCTTTTGGGGCTTTGTCCTGGGGTGAGGGGGGGTGGGTAGAGAGGGGGAGAATGTTGAGTTTGGCCCTTCTCTCCACTGGGTAGTTCAATTCCTGTTCCCGGGACTAGGAATTCTGTGCAAAGGAAGGTCAGCTGATTTGTGCCAGGTCACAGAATTCATCGGGTCCTTTGTGACGTCAGGAGGCTTCTCTTcacagagaaaaagcaaaataaacccTCCCTGAGAAGCAAAGGAAAGGGTGGGATCCTGGGAAAAGTCAGCGGATGCTGGGCCTTGAACTTGAAGGAATCAGTTCAAAGCCTTAGCTGTGGGGGTTTCAGGGCTGACTCCTGGCCAAGCTCAAGCACAAGCACAAGACCCACCGGGCTGACCTGCAGAAGCAATCTCTGAATGCAGCAGCCCTGGGCTGAAAAGGGTCTAGGCAGGCCTGACCTCTCCCCAGTGTAACTATCCATTCTTCCTCACAGAGGATGCTGGCAGGAGAAGGGGAAGCTGGCACTGGGGCTGTCCTGTTCTGTGAATAAACAGAGGAAGTCCCAGGCTGTCATCTTTGGCACCTCTCCTTATTGCTATTCACTATTATACAATCCTTGATATTTTGGCAAGGTGTGTTAAGAGCAATTACGGccattattattcattttcctAGAGGAGACTTGGGGTGAAGGCCTGAGCCTTTCCTTCCATACCCAGGACCAAGGCACATGAAATGGATAGAAGTGGAGTTTCTACTTATCTTCAGAGGCAGGTGGCATAGGCGCTGGATGCTGGGCctttgggtttaaatcccaagACTTTCCTGGGCCTCTCTTGCTTCATTGGCAAAATGGAACGGAGGCTGGGGGTATACTAGGTGAGCAGGACTCCTTTCCAGCTCCACAGTCTAAAGATCTATGAtctccggggcggctaggtggcgcagtggataaagcaccggccctggattcaggagtacctgagttcaaatccggcctcacacatttgacacttactagctgtgtgaccctgggcaagtcacttaacccccattgcccctcaaaaaaaaacaaaaacaaagatctaTGATCTCCTGTGAGATAGAGACCTTTACAAACCTTTAATGCCATGTAAATGACCTGCTGGGCAGTtaggtgaatagagcaccgggccaggagtcttgctgactcctcttcccaagttcaaatcaggcctcagatgcttactctgaacgtcacctaaccctgtttgcctcagtttcctcatctggaaaatgagctggagccaaacgctccagtatcttggccaaagaaacctcaaatggggtcatgaagagtcagactcaactgtaacaactgaacaataaatgaGCAACTATTATCtaatggcagctaagtggcaaaggaGATAGAGAGGACTGGACTTGGGAGCCCCAAGGACTCTGGTTTTAATCTTGCCTCTGGCACTGTGACTCCATATAAGTAAATGgaccgggacagctaggtggcacagtggatagagcaccggccctggactcaggaggacctgagttcaaatccagcctcggacacttaacacttagctgtgtgaccctgggcaagtcacttaaccccaactgcctcacacacacacacacacacacacacaaagtaaatggacctctgcttcagtttcatctgtaaaatgaggataataacagcacctatctaaGCCAATcgagtatgtttgccaagaaaacaccaaatgggatcaccaagagtcaaatgactgaacaacagatcTCAAAGGGTCACTTTGAGTTTTAACCCTGTCATGAGCACAAGCTGGGTGACCTAGGTTGAGTAACTTGtcctctgctttagtttcctgaaATGTAAAAATGGGGTTAATAGGGTTACCCTcagagggtttttgtgaggaccaaAAAGTTAACATAGCTTTGCTGAAAgctttcaaaccttaaagcttaTGTAAATGATAGCTgttattaggcagctaggtgtcccagtggaagaggaaagcctggagtcaggaagacctgagttcaaattcagcctcatgcACTTATTGGCTCTGTTACCCTGGGGAAATTATTTAGCCTCCACTTACAtaattttcctcaattataataGCACTATCTTTCAGGATTGTGAGGACCAAGtgaagtatttataaagtgcatagcacagcatctggcacagTAGGTGTTATACAAaagcttattctcttccccttttgttACTGTTAAGACcaaatataaggggcagctaggtagctcaggatagagcactggctctggagtcaggaagtcctgagttcaaatccggccacagacacttgacaattactagctgtgtgaccctgggcaagttacttgatcccaattgccttattaaaaaacaacaaaaaaagaccaaaTATGAACTCTCATTTACAAAGCAATTTGAATACTTTAAAGCCccatataaatgccaactattatgGTATCTAGCAGTACATATCATTGAagtcttacaataaccctgtgtaGTAGAGTAGAGCAGCTACCACTGCAATTTTACATAGGCTCAGAACCATATTAGTATTGCTCAAAACTTCATTCCCCTTCAGTTGCTCCCTACATTTGAGATCTTTACAGCAGCAGATGAGTCAGTTGATCATCTCTAGGATCGACTGTtggaaaataaagcaatttttaaagttttaactcTACTCTCTTTCCTATGGTGCCATATGAAATGCTGACCCCTAAAATGTATCACCCTCTTGCATGATAGAGAAGTTGGGGGAAATatacttgaaggaagaaaggggagggggaaaagaagaaatcagaTTCTCAATAACCAAAATAGTTATTTATTAATAACTTAAGATAACATTCTCATAAAATTCCAGCTTAAAATTTTACAACACGAACATAATCGAGCAAAGTAACTCTCCCTTCTTAGCAAACTGTGCCACTCACCTCTCAAACACAGAGGTACCCATGCTCACACACACttccagtttttaaattttttttaaaatttcttacaaaaaaaaaaaagaaaacaaaccaaaatattgCATTGAGGTGACTCTCCCTGAAGAATTTTGTACAGAGGTATGCACTGTTGAACACAGCTGaaagtaaaaaaatcaaataaaattaaaaagtgaacaCAGATTTTCCTTGTgttgttttcaaaagaaaaaatccctCCATGAGAAAACAGGCCAATATATTTACAAAAGGTAAGGCATAGTCAAACTACGTCAACAGGGGGGAGAGAATCACAAGGAAAAGATATATGTCAGAAGATAAAGGATTGCACCAATCACAAAATGTGAGGGGCAACATTCTGTCTTTGAATTTCAACGTAGGAGTCTGCCAGAGCtgaaacaacaatttttttttaagcatgctgcaaaaaaaaatgtaccctttggattaggaaaaaaaagataaatgattttGTAATGGAGTGACACTTTGATTCTTCCCTCCCTTTGGATGATTTCTTTTAAGCTGAtcaaaggggaggaaaaaaaaactcacaagAACAACCACCATCATCAACTTGATTTAAAAGTGAAATATTTACAAGAATCAGACAGAGTTCTTTGCAAACAGGTAGGTAACTCCAGATTCAGAGCTGAAACCTCTCTTTGGCTCCTCTAATTCAAAAATGAACCAGTCTTCACTGAAGACAATTATGTAGTAATTCCAAAtgcaaaagaaggaaaacatcCAGCCAATCCTTAAAGAAGATGGGTTCCTACCTTTTAGTCCTACCCTATGCACTTGGAAGTCCTCAAGTCTCCTGCCTCCGCATAGGTAGGCTTGTACACACAGGGGCCCAGAACCCTGCCAGGAGCTATGTACACAGCATCTCCCGCTCCtccagagagaagagaacaattttctccctttttgcaATAACCAATTCTAAACATGGTAACCTTGTCTAACAACCCCgacagcttttttatttttttatcatattgacACCTTGGGTCACAAACAAAGAAAACCTGCCCTATTTAACCAGGACCTCTCTCCAGCTAGGAGGATAGGGCCAGGCTTCACGTGGACTGCAAAGAATCCACTTGAAACACATTCTGGTTGGATGGCGTGGTGAAATAAAGCTGTTGGGCTGGTAGCCGATTGTCGCAGGGGCTGCTCAGCCCCAGAGTCCTCTCAAAGTCCAGCAGCTGACCCATGAAGTTGAAGTTTGGGGAGATGTTGGATTTCTTCATCTTGACAATGTCATAGGCATCATTCATGGACAGGTTAAGCTTCTGCATGAGGTAAGCCACGGTAACTGTGACTGAGCGGCTGATTCCGGCTAAGCAATGCACCAAGACGCCACAATTTTTGCCCCGGGCTTCATCTGGaaacacagagaagagagaaaaaggcacaGTGATCAGCAAACTGCAATCAGCCTAAACAGAGAACggtcttttaaaaattcctcaaaAATGAATTGTCCATGGCAGACCAGCCCTGCAGACGGGAGAAGCTATATCATTGAGATAAACCGTCTTTGCTGGAGCACAATTACATATTTTAGATGTTTCCCTAAAAGGGAGCTATTGTATGAAGTTTCTGCCAACAAAAAACTCCCTTAATGTGTACATTCTTGGCCTCAGCATGTGAATACCAGAAACACTGCAATATGGCCGTGAAAGCCTTTTATACAGACAAGCAGACTGCAAAGGTCTATTAAATTATTCTCCAACTGTTGTGGAGCTAACAATGGAGGTATTCaggcattttaaaagaaagagggaagtcaCTGGGGACAGCCCATTAGGAGGAACAGGATGTCAACACTGCTTGAAAATGAGTTCCTTTGTAATAGGAAATGCATTACAATGCCTGGGGATTAGTTTCTCGGTGGCTTCCAGCCCACATTTCTTCCTGCAGCGCTCAGATTACCTATGCTCTTCACTATAACCGGTATCACTGTATCATTCAACTAGATTACAACATTTAGCATTCACACAGCTTTCCAACAATTAACAGCCTGTCCTAAAATAACTCCCaggtttaagaaagaaaaaaaaaaagaagaaaaaagcctaCAGCATGTTGTGAGAATTCCTGCCTCCAGAGCTTTCTAACCTTTCCTTCAACTAGGAATTACCCTGTGTGGTGGGGGGAAATTCTGTGGTCTGATTATCAGGAGTCCAATCGTTCACGTGGTCTGCTTTCAGTGCTTTGGCAAATAgcaagcgcttaataaatgcttgctactGACATTTCATAAGCAAACAGTCTTTGAGACCGTTTTGAAAGGGCACCCCACCTTTCAGCCTAAACCAGTTTTAGGAGGGGGGAAATTACCCTACAACGCCTTACAAACCATTTTGAGACAGGTAGTCCAAATTAGCATCAATGATAGCGATTAAAGGTTAACTCGAAGGAAAAGCGGCTAGTTGTTTTAGCATTTAAAAGTCATTTGAACTTATTGCTAATTAGTCTCACCTATAAAAGAAATGGCCTCCGGGAAAAACTGAGACAAGTTTTGGCTCCAGTGATCTGAGATTGGAATCTGTTTATACTTAAACTCTCCGGCATTCTCGAAGAGATTAGGCAGGTTCGGGGTTACATTCAAGATATATTTGATGCCAAATTCTTCTAAAACGTCCAGGTTGGTGGAATCCTTAGCACACCCCaggtagagaaagggaagaatctCCACGGGGAAGGACGGCTGACTGTTGGACAAAGGGCTGCCATCCGAGTCAGTGGCACTGTTGGGGTCTCGGTCAATGTCAGATTCAATATCCGAGGAGGAATCCGAGCTGATCCGAAGGCCTCCCAGTCCTAGGACCGGCAGGGGAGGAGAGCTGCTGCTGCTACCCGAGCCGTCTAAATTGGTTTCACAATGCAGAGCGAACTCGGCTTGGAACTTACTGAACCCACCTgccaaaaaaagcaaagaaataatgTAACCTGAGATGATTCAGTAGTAGTTTTCgcggcgtgtgtgtgtgtgtgtgtgtgtgtgtgtgtgttttaaagggGCACTTTGGGTACAGACAGAACCAAATAAGCAATCCCATACACTGGCACAAAATaatcacaattttttaaatgggcaACGCTATAGTCAGTGCCACCAACTCTCAGCTTCTAAAACCTAACACTCGCAAAATGCACTCAACCATACAACTTTCCAGtttcaaggaagaaaaataaaaatcaatctgGGTGCAATTTGACCCCAACCCGCCATCCCCGACGGAGTTTGGCTTCCTAATTGCCCCTAAGGCAGGGGAGGAGGGCTATACAGGACATTAAAGCACATCTGACTCTAAGAAAAGCCGCCCTCTCTCCCGATAAATGTGCAATCCGGAGGCCGGAAGCGTCGGCGCCTCCTTGGTCCCAGGCCCGGCCACCCGGGATCCGTCTTGCACAACTACCCCGGTTTTTCACCACACGTGTCACCCTCTTCCCACCGTAAGAACAAGGACAATGGTACAAGGCAAAAACTGCAGCACAGAAATCTTTCCGGTCGCCCCTGTTCCCCCCGCCTCGGGCCTCGAGCCTTCACCCTCAAAGTCTCCTtaggcccccctcccccatccccctcgCCCCAGGGGCGCAAGGACTGGGAAAAGCGGTCCAACCAGTCCTTACCTTCCAGGTAAAATGCCCTGCAGCC
It encodes the following:
- the DUSP6 gene encoding dual specificity protein phosphatase 6, translating into MIDTFRPVSFVSEMAISKTVAWLNEQLELGSDRLLLLDCRPQELYESSHIESAINVAIPGIMLRRLQKGNLPVRSLFSRGEDRDRFTRRCGTDTVVLYDENSSEWNENTGGESVLGLLLTRLKDEGCRAFYLEGGFSKFQAEFALHCETNLDGSGSSSSSPPLPVLGLGGLRISSDSSSDIESDIDRDPNSATDSDGSPLSNSQPSFPVEILPFLYLGCAKDSTNLDVLEEFGIKYILNVTPNLPNLFENAGEFKYKQIPISDHWSQNLSQFFPEAISFIDEARGKNCGVLVHCLAGISRSVTVTVAYLMQKLNLSMNDAYDIVKMKKSNISPNFNFMGQLLDFERTLGLSSPCDNRLPAQQLYFTTPSNQNVFQVDSLQST